In one Sporomusa sphaeroides DSM 2875 genomic region, the following are encoded:
- the hisS gene encoding histidine--tRNA ligase, whose translation MLTSGPRGTKDILPDSSGYWQYIEQVIREVCHNFAYQEIRTPIFEHTELFLRGIGETTDIVEKEMYTFTDRGKRSITLRPENTAAVVRSYLEHKLYAGPQPTKLYYIGPMFRYDRPQAGRYRQFHQFGVEALSAPGPAIDAEIISLAVEFLNKLGLNDLKLLINSVGCPACRPVYRSRLQEFFRDKLSHVCPDCQSRYDRNPMRILDCKNEACTVQSQGAPHMADCLCEECGSHFTGLQALLTAAGISFVLNPRLVRGLDYYTKTAFEIQYAPLGAQSAVCGGGRYDGLIAECGGQPTPGIGFAIGMERVLLALEKQELLPSVTNAIEVFVAPLGQETQAAAFEILTELRRAGIAADMDFMNRSLKAQMKYANKYPARFVALIGEDELAQNKVMLKNMEAGSQELIDKADLISMITEGMEK comes from the coding sequence ATGCTGACAAGCGGACCGAGGGGAACAAAAGATATATTGCCTGACAGTAGCGGATACTGGCAGTATATAGAACAAGTAATCCGTGAAGTGTGCCATAATTTTGCTTATCAAGAGATTCGTACCCCGATTTTTGAGCATACTGAACTTTTTTTGCGCGGCATCGGCGAGACGACCGATATTGTTGAGAAAGAGATGTATACCTTTACTGACAGGGGTAAGCGCAGCATCACTTTGCGTCCTGAAAATACCGCAGCCGTAGTCAGGTCTTATTTAGAACATAAGCTATACGCCGGACCACAGCCGACAAAACTCTATTATATTGGGCCGATGTTTCGCTATGACCGGCCGCAAGCCGGCCGTTACCGTCAATTTCATCAATTCGGCGTTGAGGCTTTGAGCGCACCGGGGCCGGCCATTGATGCCGAAATTATCAGCCTGGCAGTCGAGTTTCTCAACAAATTAGGACTCAACGATTTAAAACTACTCATTAACTCGGTCGGTTGTCCGGCATGCCGTCCTGTTTACCGCAGCAGGCTGCAGGAGTTTTTCCGCGACAAATTATCGCATGTATGCCCAGATTGTCAGTCGCGCTATGACCGTAATCCTATGCGTATTTTGGACTGTAAGAACGAAGCCTGTACCGTGCAATCTCAGGGTGCGCCGCACATGGCAGACTGTTTGTGCGAGGAGTGCGGCAGCCATTTTACCGGCTTACAGGCATTGCTGACAGCTGCAGGCATTAGTTTTGTGCTTAATCCCCGGTTAGTGCGCGGGCTTGACTACTATACTAAAACCGCCTTTGAAATTCAATATGCGCCGTTGGGGGCACAGAGTGCGGTGTGCGGCGGCGGACGTTATGACGGCTTGATTGCCGAATGTGGTGGACAACCTACACCCGGTATTGGTTTTGCCATAGGGATGGAGCGGGTGCTGCTGGCTCTGGAAAAACAGGAATTACTGCCGTCAGTAACCAATGCCATTGAGGTCTTTGTTGCCCCGCTGGGGCAGGAAACACAGGCAGCTGCCTTTGAAATTTTGACAGAACTGCGCCGGGCAGGTATTGCCGCCGATATGGATTTTATGAACCGCAGTCTAAAGGCACAAATGAAGTATGCTAACAAGTATCCGGCCAGGTTTGTGGCACTTATCGGTGAAGATGAACTGGCACAAAATAAAGTAATGTTAAAAAATATGGAAGCAGGCAGTCAGGAATTAATTGACAAGGCTGACTTGATTTCGATGATTACAGAGGGGATGGAGAAGTAA
- the aspS gene encoding aspartate--tRNA ligase, translating to MDTMQGLKRTHACNDLNEDHTGREVTLCGWVSRRRDHGGLIFIDLRDRSGIVQVVFSPDVDKDAFVKAEMVRNEYVLAVRGVVKARSEATVNPNMATGTIEVYGNELKILNTAKTPPFYIQNGIEVDELLRLRHRYLDLRRPEMQQDLMLRHRVTKSMRDFLDKHNFVEIETPILTKSTPEGARDYLVPSRVNPGKFYALPQSPQIYKQLLMVAGMERYFQIARCFRDEDLRADRQPEFTQLDIEMSFIEREDILSLMEKLIAYIFKEGVGADVPTPFVRLSYDEAMARYGSDKPDLRFGMELIDLSGIFKDSGFKVFDAVLANGGQVKAINVKGYANAPRRELDGLVDYVATYGAKGLAWISYTTEGLKSPITKFFSEETIQQMTEAAQAETGDLLLFVADKPSVVAAALGQLRLEMARRLNLIDPDKLSFLWVIDFPMFEYDEEDKRWVAMHHPFTSPRDEDVQYLGSEPGKIRAKAYDMVLNGIELGGGSIRIYNRSLQEKVFTGIGLTPEEAVEKFGFLLEAFEYGTPPHGGIAFGLDRLVMLMAKRASIRDVIAFPKTQSASDMMMQAPAEVGQRQLKELYIKSEVVTKK from the coding sequence ATTGATACAATGCAGGGGTTAAAACGTACCCATGCCTGCAACGATTTAAATGAGGATCACACCGGACGGGAAGTCACCCTGTGTGGTTGGGTCTCAAGACGTCGTGACCATGGCGGGTTGATTTTTATCGATTTACGTGACCGCTCAGGCATTGTTCAGGTAGTATTTTCCCCTGATGTTGACAAAGACGCTTTTGTTAAAGCCGAGATGGTTAGGAACGAATATGTTTTAGCTGTACGCGGCGTGGTTAAAGCTCGTTCGGAAGCTACTGTCAATCCTAATATGGCTACAGGTACTATTGAAGTATATGGCAATGAACTAAAAATCCTAAATACAGCAAAAACCCCGCCTTTTTATATTCAAAATGGTATTGAGGTAGACGAATTGCTGCGTTTACGGCACAGATATCTTGACTTGCGGCGTCCTGAAATGCAACAGGATTTGATGCTCAGACACCGGGTAACAAAATCCATGCGGGATTTTCTTGATAAACATAATTTTGTTGAGATTGAAACTCCCATTCTCACCAAAAGCACCCCGGAAGGTGCGAGAGATTATTTGGTGCCAAGCCGGGTGAATCCGGGCAAATTTTATGCTTTGCCCCAATCTCCGCAAATCTACAAGCAGTTATTAATGGTTGCCGGCATGGAACGTTACTTCCAGATTGCCCGTTGTTTCCGTGATGAAGATCTGAGAGCTGACCGTCAGCCGGAGTTTACGCAGCTCGATATTGAAATGTCATTTATTGAACGGGAAGATATCCTGTCCCTGATGGAAAAGCTGATTGCCTACATCTTTAAAGAAGGTGTCGGTGCCGATGTACCTACACCCTTTGTCCGTTTAAGCTATGACGAGGCTATGGCCCGTTATGGTTCAGACAAACCTGACCTTCGTTTTGGCATGGAGCTGATTGATCTGTCCGGTATCTTTAAGGACTCCGGGTTTAAGGTGTTTGATGCGGTATTAGCTAACGGCGGACAAGTTAAGGCGATTAATGTTAAAGGCTACGCTAATGCACCCCGGCGTGAGCTTGATGGTCTGGTAGACTATGTTGCTACCTATGGAGCCAAGGGGTTAGCCTGGATTTCCTATACCACTGAGGGTCTGAAATCACCAATTACTAAATTCTTCAGTGAGGAAACCATCCAACAAATGACTGAGGCCGCTCAGGCTGAAACCGGTGACTTGTTGCTGTTTGTTGCCGATAAACCTAGTGTGGTGGCAGCCGCATTAGGACAGCTCAGACTGGAGATGGCCCGTCGTTTAAACTTAATTGATCCCGATAAGCTTTCTTTCCTGTGGGTTATTGATTTCCCCATGTTTGAATACGACGAAGAAGACAAGCGCTGGGTTGCCATGCACCATCCGTTTACCTCGCCGCGTGATGAAGATGTTCAGTATCTGGGCAGCGAACCTGGCAAAATTAGAGCCAAAGCTTATGATATGGTGCTTAACGGTATCGAACTTGGCGGCGGCAGCATCAGGATTTATAATCGCAGCCTGCAGGAAAAAGTTTTCACAGGCATCGGTTTAACACCTGAAGAAGCTGTGGAGAAATTTGGTTTTCTGCTTGAAGCCTTTGAATATGGCACTCCGCCCCATGGTGGCATTGCTTTTGGTCTGGACCGTTTGGTTATGCTTATGGCCAAACGCGCTTCTATCCGGGATGTCATTGCTTTCCCCAAAACCCAAAGTGCTTCCGATATGATGATGCAGGCACCGGCAGAAGTCGGGCAGCGGCAGCTTAAAGAACTATATATAAAATCTGAGGTTGTTACCAAAAAATAA
- the ltaE gene encoding low-specificity L-threonine aldolase, whose amino-acid sequence MRLVDLRSDTVTMPTAAMREAMYRAEVGDDVYGEDPTVNRLEELGARMTGKEASLFVASGTMGNQLAILAHTQRGDEILCEAESHIFFYEVGGLAVLAGVQAKTLAGHRGILTPEVVKPAIRPQDIHQPRSSLICLENTHNRAGGKCYPVETLAGIYTLAQAHTIPVHMDGARIFNAAARQQVAVEKLTAYADSVMFCLSKGLGAPVGSLLAGSRDFVETCRRYRKMLGGGMRQAGIIAAAGIVALSTMVERLEQDHAHARMLADAVANMGIGFDASDVETNIVVIDTMQSGKTAAELSACFAGQGIKISQFGNHKIRMVTHYGITRDDIQYTIDTMARIIKG is encoded by the coding sequence TTGCGATTAGTCGATTTACGAAGTGATACCGTAACCATGCCGACAGCGGCAATGCGCGAGGCAATGTACCGGGCAGAGGTAGGCGACGATGTATATGGGGAAGACCCCACGGTAAATAGGCTGGAAGAACTGGGGGCCCGGATGACAGGCAAAGAAGCCAGTTTGTTTGTTGCCAGTGGCACGATGGGCAACCAATTAGCGATATTAGCCCATACACAACGGGGGGATGAAATTTTATGTGAGGCAGAGTCTCATATCTTTTTCTATGAAGTGGGAGGGTTAGCTGTTTTGGCTGGCGTTCAGGCAAAAACACTTGCCGGTCACCGGGGCATTTTAACGCCAGAGGTTGTGAAACCGGCGATTCGCCCTCAGGATATTCATCAGCCACGCTCTTCGCTAATCTGTTTAGAGAATACGCATAATCGGGCCGGCGGCAAGTGTTACCCTGTTGAAACCCTTGCCGGCATCTATACACTGGCTCAAGCACATACTATACCTGTTCATATGGATGGTGCCAGAATATTTAATGCAGCTGCCAGGCAGCAGGTTGCTGTGGAAAAACTTACTGCATATGCGGACTCGGTCATGTTTTGCTTGTCCAAAGGTTTAGGCGCTCCTGTTGGTTCCTTATTGGCAGGTTCAAGGGATTTCGTGGAAACCTGCCGCCGCTATCGCAAGATGCTTGGCGGTGGCATGAGGCAAGCCGGTATTATTGCGGCTGCCGGTATTGTTGCGCTTTCCACCATGGTGGAGAGATTGGAGCAAGATCATGCACATGCCCGGATGCTGGCCGATGCTGTTGCTAATATGGGGATAGGCTTTGATGCAAGCGATGTTGAAACTAATATTGTAGTTATCGATACCATGCAGAGTGGGAAAACTGCCGCCGAGTTATCTGCATGTTTTGCTGGACAAGGAATTAAAATCAGTCAGTTTGGTAATCACAAAATTCGTATGGTAACCCACTATGGAATTACCAGGGATGATATTCAATATACCATTGATACAATGGCACGCATAATAAAAGGGTGA
- a CDS encoding replication-associated recombination protein A: protein MELFSQNLFDPKPKDSRPLAVRMRPQTLEEYIGQEEVIGQGKFLRRMIESDNIPSMILYGPPGTGKTTLAHIIAQTTGSQFEKLNAVAAGTADIRKVVESAQERLRLHQRRTILFVDEIHRFNKGQQDVLLPYVENGTVILIGATTENPYFEVNSPLLSRMRVIRLTRLNEQGIIQIIQQALTDGERGLGQEGISCDNAVLAKIAAIAGGDARTALNILEQAAAMFGPDQARILTPEIIETVAGEKLQAYDKKGDNHYDVVSAFIKSIRGSDPDGALHYLARMLEAGEDVKFIARRLVISAAEDIGNADPQAIVVAMAVAQAVQFIGMPEGRIPLAQAVTYLACAPKSNAAYVAIDEAITDVRKLDCGPVPQHLRDSNYGGAHKLGSGKGYLYPHNYDGGFVEQQYLPDKLKNKIYYQPTCHGFETGFAERLGHIRKKNPN from the coding sequence GTGGAGCTGTTTTCTCAAAACTTATTTGACCCCAAGCCGAAGGACAGCAGGCCGCTCGCTGTAAGAATGCGTCCCCAAACACTGGAAGAATATATTGGGCAGGAAGAAGTCATTGGTCAGGGAAAATTTTTGCGGCGAATGATCGAGTCTGATAATATTCCGTCAATGATTCTCTATGGACCGCCGGGAACAGGTAAAACAACACTTGCTCACATTATTGCACAAACCACCGGCAGCCAGTTTGAAAAATTAAATGCTGTTGCCGCCGGCACAGCCGATATTCGAAAAGTAGTGGAAAGTGCGCAAGAACGGCTTAGGCTCCATCAGCGGCGAACCATATTGTTTGTGGATGAAATTCACAGATTTAACAAAGGACAGCAGGATGTCCTGCTGCCATATGTTGAAAATGGCACCGTTATTTTAATTGGAGCAACTACTGAAAATCCATATTTTGAAGTAAACTCGCCGCTTCTGTCCCGCATGCGGGTAATCCGGCTCACACGGCTTAATGAGCAGGGGATTATTCAGATCATACAACAAGCCCTGACTGACGGTGAACGAGGACTCGGACAGGAAGGAATAAGCTGTGACAACGCTGTGCTGGCGAAAATTGCCGCAATTGCCGGTGGTGATGCGCGCACGGCGCTCAACATACTTGAACAGGCAGCCGCCATGTTTGGGCCGGATCAGGCCCGGATACTCACTCCGGAGATTATTGAAACAGTCGCCGGCGAAAAATTGCAAGCCTATGATAAAAAAGGCGACAACCATTATGATGTCGTGTCAGCCTTTATAAAAAGCATACGGGGTTCAGACCCTGACGGGGCACTGCATTATCTTGCAAGAATGCTCGAAGCTGGCGAAGATGTTAAGTTTATCGCCAGGCGTCTGGTTATTAGTGCGGCTGAAGATATCGGTAATGCTGATCCGCAGGCAATTGTCGTAGCTATGGCTGTGGCTCAAGCGGTGCAGTTTATCGGTATGCCTGAAGGCCGGATTCCGTTGGCCCAGGCAGTGACATATTTGGCCTGTGCGCCTAAAAGCAATGCAGCCTATGTGGCTATTGACGAAGCCATCACCGATGTACGGAAGCTGGACTGCGGTCCGGTTCCCCAGCATCTTCGCGACAGTAATTATGGCGGCGCTCATAAGCTTGGCAGCGGCAAGGGCTATCTTTATCCTCACAACTATGACGGCGGCTTTGTTGAGCAGCAATACCTGCCAGATAAGCTAAAAAACAAGATATACTATCAGCCTACCTGCCATGGTTTTGAAACAGGTTTTGCTGAAAGACTTGGGCATATCCGCAAAAAGAATCCCAACTAA